From the Theobroma cacao cultivar B97-61/B2 chromosome 2, Criollo_cocoa_genome_V2, whole genome shotgun sequence genome, one window contains:
- the LOC18607098 gene encoding uncharacterized protein LOC18607098 isoform X1, with protein MDSQFHAGEPPSKRQLQIQGPRPPPLKVSKDSHKIKKPPHPPSHAAGPAAAAADQRRPEPVIIYAVSPKVIHAEESDFMSIVQRYTGLSSGTFSGDGDVYRAARLAATEKASSSSREKIGDVGVAGEGAMEEGLIRALPGILSPPPETLPEVAVGFFSPVRTPGGTFLSPAARLAGTTKGNPSWREKIGDVGVAGEGGMKEGLIRAPPGILSPASETLPAVAAGTFFSPAVAGGTFLSRASEARMMSADIIYGQSNSCSVKDESKPAGLANIMCKSLSGYNLEEQKLTVSDASKKSSAGELLPTEVEFKKPKSSHYLGESLPSKDSDYDFKEEQELKVNETFNKSCSVKDETKPAGLAIAMFKSLSDYNLEKQKLTVSDASKKSAAGELQPTEVEFKKPKSSHYLGESLPSKDSDYDFKEEQELKVNETFNKSCSVKDETKPAGLAIAMFKSLSDYNLEKQKLTVSDASKKSAAGELQPTEVEFKKPKSSHYLGESLPSKDSDYDFKEEQELKVNETFNKSCSVKDETKPAGLAIAMFKSLSDYNLEKQKLTVSDASKKSAAGESQPTEVEFKKPKSSHSLGESLPSKDSDYNFKEQELKINEGSGKRNARRSWTVLVHSDMVLGELPSDGCNWRKYGQKDILNARFPREYYRCAHRHTQGCFATKEVQREDEDPMFITATYKGMHTCTLAPDLMPPGPPEILAPLDTVLGADGNDKKDSQSNLQSSVHSPDNQTCISSTKLTSELPNLGLNLNVFPEKSFKSYPTWKNFYENEVRKNWKVLNRKKDVLLLLSSYPMIMIDKSDTDKWIIDVLATMRHVKSTEKILFGVGVAKHWPGMTTLQELSGRLQKLLDVPLMNDIEGVLPVDLVENLYRTTEADLRPLLEVEQNIISGKTSKSRGSASNSEGAAMEAEKELQPMPAKCKTLVEDTELPAKGTLNVPEEIFDLAIYLAVRQILKCINRGYIWCITISGRDKKRVLGAVKQHQDIVSEFGYIIVFTVSEDQSGANVHGVFQLQKGFWLGGCFDSVDLTHEYFDNLCSPGILLLTEDDYDKNMNLDQSTLPLLINLNKLVDHKHSDSRFIIFTSKMATDMEIRMEDHLLSWKLFCRIVGEGLLSPSIQQIAASLVKEYRGNLLAIILTARSLEKVTDDVNLWELAVKRLTMLPPSQIEDIDNVLINALTFIWERMNNKTRHCIKFFTWYPKGQKINRVSLIQHWIQDRLVDTHDEGTNIIQNLVDTSLLNIVELNGVQLRREIYDVLVNPLILQMHPFYLLLGRARLIKPPEEEEWDAKVINLMDNKLSDLPESPRSPSLIALYLQRNLDLMTIPSCFFKHMPLLQILDLSHTSIKSLPESLSSLVNLRELLLKGCELFIRLPSHVGELKNLEKLDLDETQIIDLPAEIGQLSKLKILRVSFYGYMNCSKTRLRQDTIIPPGTISGLSELTELSIDVDPDDERWNATVKDIIEEACNLKTLRQLNLYLPNIEILWKRRTGSASLLHYPLPRFRFTVGYHKRQVISRVPEEVEAHFNKSNKCLKFVKGNDIPAEMKKVLNHSTAFFLEGHATARSLSDFGIENTRLLKCCLLTECNGVKTIIDLSQGGGHSQVYTRGKGKSESLKFPEEQTDALGNLQDLNIYYMKNLESIWKGPVHKHCLASLKFLALHKCPRLSTIFSLDLVANLDNLEELIVEHCPQLTSLVSPTGHVSSNSTPQPNCFFPSLKRISLLYVPNLVSISSGLWIAPELEKVGFYNCPKLKSLSAMEMSSDHLTRIKGESHWWEALEWKNSEWGNPLDYLQSIFSPLIKERDVKAQLAEEGIMHHAST; from the exons ATGGACTCTCAATTTCACGCCGGGGAGCCACCGTCAAAGCGTCAGCTACAAATCCAAGGTCCACGCCCACCCCCTCTAAAGGTCAGCAAAGACTcccataaaatcaaaaaaccACCTCACCCACCATCCCACGCCGCTGGTCccgcagcagcagcagcagacCAACGCCGTCCCGAGCCAGTAATCATCTACGCCGTCTCACCAAAAGTCATCCACGCTGAAGAATCCGATTTCATGTCTATCGTGCAACGCTACACCGGACTTTCATCCGGTACCTTCTCCGGAGACGGCGACGTCTACCGGGCGGCGAGGTTGGCAGCGACGGAAAAGGCGAGTTCTAGCTCGAGAGAGAAAATAGGGGACGTGGGGGTCGCGGGTGAAGGTGCGATGGAAGAGGGTTTGATTCGAGCACTGCCAGGGATACTTTCTCCGCCGCCGGAGACGTTGCCAGAGGTGGCGGTGGGATTCTTTTCCCCCGTTCGTACGCCAGGGGGGACGTTCTTATCGCCGGCGGCGAGGTTGGCAGGGACGACAAAGGGGAATCCTAGctggagagagaaaatagggGACGTGGGGGTCGCGGGTGAAGGTGGGATGAAAGAGGGTTTGATTCGAGCACCGCCAGGGATACTTTCTCCTGCGTCGGAGACGTTGCCAGCGGTGGCGGCGGGAACATTCTTTTCGCCCGCCGTAGCAGGGGGGACGTTCTTATCGCGGGCGTCGGAGGCGAGAATGATGTCGGCAGACATCATATATGGTCAATCAAATAGTTGCAGTGTGAAAGATGAGTCAAAGCCTGCGGGACTTGCAAACATAATGTGTAAGTCCTTGTCTGGCTATAACTTGGAGGAGCAAAAGCTCACAGTCAGTGATGCTTCCAAGAAAAG TTCTGCAGGTGAGTTACTACCCACAGAAGTTGAGTTTAAAAAGCCCAAATCCTCGCATTATCTTGGCGAAAGCCTCCCAAGTAAGGACTCTGACTATGATTTCAAAGAGGAGCAAGAGCTCAAAGTCAATGAAACCTTCAACAAAAG TTGCAGTGTGAAAGATGAGACAAAGCCTGCAGGACTTGCAATCGCAATGTTTAAGTCCTTGTCTGACTATAACTTGGAGAAGCAAAAGCTCACAGTCAGCGATGCTTCCAAGAAAAG TGCTGCAGGTGAGTTACAACCCACAGAAGTTGAGTTTAAAAAGCCCAAATCCTCGCATTATCTTGGCGAAAGCCTCCCAAGTAAGGACTCTGACTATGATTTCAAGGAGGAGCAAGAGCTCAAAGTCAATGAAACCTTCAACAAAAG TTGCAGTGTGAAAGATGAGACAAAGCCTGCAGGACTTGCAATCGCAATGTTTAAGTCCTTGTCTGACTATAACTTGGAGAAGCAAAAGCTCACAGTCAGCGATGCTTCCAAGAAAAG TGCTGCAGGTGAGTTACAACCCACAGAAGTTGAGTTTAAAAAGCCCAAATCCTCGCATTATCTTGGCGAAAGCCTCCCAAGTAAGGACTCTGACTATGATTTCAAGGAGGAGCAAGAGCTCAAAGTCAATGAAACCTTCAACAAAAG TTGCAGTGTGAAAGATGAGACAAAGCCTGCAGGACTTGCAATCGCAATGTTTAAGTCCTTGTCTGACTATAACTTGGAGAAGCAAAAGCTCACAGTCAGCGATGCTTCCAAGAAAAG TGCTGCAGGTGAGTCACAACCCACAGAAGTTGAGTTTAAAAAGCCCAAATCCTCGCATTCTCTTGGCGAAAGCCTCCCAAGTAAGGACTCTGACTATAATTTCAAGGAGCAGGAGCTCAAAATCAATGAGGGCTCCGGCAAAAG GAACGCTAGGCGGAGCTGGACAGTATTGGTTCACTCTGATATGGTCCTAGGGGAACTTCCTTCTGATGGTTGCAATTGGAGGAAATATGGACAGAAGGATATTCTTAATGCAAGATTTCCAAG AGAATACTACAGGTGCGCACATCGACACACTCAAGGCTGTTTTGCTACAAAGGAAGTCCAAAGAGAGGATGAAGATCCAATGTTCATCACTGCTACTTACAAAGGAATGCACACTTGCACACTAGCCCCAGATTTGATGCCTCCAGGACCACCTGAGATACTAGCT CCTTTGGATACTGTACTTGGCGCCGatggaaatgacaaaaagGATTCACAATCTAATCTTCAGTCAAGTGTACACAGTCCTGACAATCAAACTTGCATTTCGTCAACCAAGCTAACAAGTGAGCTTCCAAATTTAGGGCTCAACCTGAATGTGTTTCCTGAGAAATCATTTAAGTCATATCCAACGTGGAAAaacttttatgaaaatgaagtGAGGAAGAATTGGAAAGTGCTGAACAGGAAGAAGGATGTGCTACTCTTACTTTCATCTTATCCTATGATTATGATTGACAAATCTGACACAGATAAATGGATTATTGATGTATTGGCAACCATGAGACATGTGAAATCAAcagaaaagattttatttggtgTAGGGGTAGCGAAACATTGGCCAGGAATGACTACGCTGCAGGAACTTTCTGGACGCTTGCAGAAGTTGCTGGATGTTCCcttgatgaatgatattgagGGAGTTTTACCGGTAGACTTGGTTGAGAACCTATATAGGACTACAGAAGCTGATTTAAGACCCCTGTTGGAAGTGGAACAGAATATAATTAGCGGAAAGACATCAAAATCTAGAGGTTCAGCAAGTAACAGTGAAGGGGCAGCAATGGAAGCAGAAAAAGAATTGCAGCCAATGCCTGCAAAATGTAAAACTCTGGTAGAAGATACTGAGTTGCCAGCAAAAGGAACACTGAATGTACCAGAAGAAATATTTGACTTGGCAATTTATTTAGCTGTTCGTCAGATCTTAAAATGTATAAACAGGGGATATATCTGGTGTATTACTATCAGTGGAAGAGATAAGAAAAGGGTGCTAGGAGCAGTAAAGCAACACCAAGATATAGTTTCCGAGTTTGGATATATCATTGTATTCACTGTGTCAGAAGATCAAAGTGGGGCAAATGTTCACGGTGTCTTTCAACTGCAGAAGGGTTTTTGGCTAGGTGGATGCTTTGATTCTGTTGACCTTACACATGAATATTTTGACAACTTGTGCTCCCCAGGAATCTTATTGCTTACAGAGGATGATTACGATAAGAACATGAACTTGGATCAGTCTACACTCCCACTTTTGATAAACCTTAACAAGTTGGTTGACCATAAACATAGCGATTCAAGGTTCATAATCTTTACTTCTAAAATGGCAACAGACATGGAGATAAGAATGGAGGATCATTTGTTGTCATGGAAATTGTTTTGTAGGATTGTGGGTGAAGGTTTGCTTTCTCCTAGTATCCAACAGATAGCAGCAAGTTTGGTGAAAGAATACCGTGGCAATCTACTCGCCATCATTCTAACGGCCAGGTCCTTGGAGAAAGTTACTGATGATGTCAACTTGTGGGAACTTGCTGTTAAAAGATTGACCATGCTACCTCCATCTCAAATAGAAGATATAGACAATGTCCTGATTAATGCATTAACATTCATTTGGGAACGTATGAACAATAAAACAAGACATTGCATTAAGTTTTTCACGTGGTATCCCAAGGGACAGAAAATTAACAGAGTCTCACTAATACAACATTGGATCCAAGATCGTCTGGTTGATACCCATGATGAAGGTACCAATATTATCCAAAATCTTGTTGATACATCCCTGCTTAATATTGTGGAGTTAAATGGGGTCCAACTGCGAAGAGAGATCTATGATGTATTAGTAAACCCACTAATTCTTCAAATGCATCCATTTTATCTTTTGCTAGGCAGGGCAAGATTGATTAAACCACCAGAAGAAGAGGAATGGGATGCCAAAGTGATCAATTTGATGGATAATAAATTATCTGACCTGCCAGAATCTCCAAGGTCACCCTCACTAATTGCATTGTACCTTCAGCGTAACTTGGATCTCATGACTATCCCATCTTGTTTCTTCAAGCACATGCCTTTGCTTCAAATCCTAGACTTATCACACACCAGCATCAAATCTTTGCCAGAGTCACTTTCTAGTTTGGTTAACCTTCGAGAACTCCTTTTGAAAGGCTGTGAACTCTTCATACGACTCCCTAGCCATGTTGGAGAACTGAAGAATCTTGAGAAGCTTGACCTTGATGAAACTCAGATTATTGATCTCCCAGCAGAGATTGGACAACtttccaaattaaaaattttgagggTCTCATTCTATGGATATATGAACTGTAGCAAAACAAGGTTGCGGCAAGATACAATAATTCCCCCTGGAACAATATCAGGTCTCTCTGAATTAACTGAATTAAGCATTGATGTTGATCCGGATGATGAACGCTGGAATGCAACGGTGAAAGATATTATTGAGGAAGCTTGCAACTTGAAAACTTTAAGACAGCTTAATTTGTACCTGCCAAACATCGAAATATTGTGGAAACGCAGAACCGGTAGCGCATCATTGCTCCATTACCCTTTGCCACGTTTTAGATTTACTGTCGGTTATCACAAGCGGCAGGTCATATCTCGAGTACCGGAAGAAGTAGAAGCTCACTTCAATAAAAGCAACAAATGCTTGAAGTTTGTCAAAGGCAATGATATCCCAGCTGAAATGAAAAAGGTTCTGAACCACAGCACAGCTTTTTTCCTGGAAGGTCATGCTACCGCTAGGAGTTTGTCTGATTTCGGAATTGAGAATACCAGGCTGCTAAAATGTTGCTTATTGACAGAATGTAATGGAGTCAAAACCATCATTGATTTGTCACAAGGTGGTGGACACTCACAAGTTTACACAAGAGGAAAAGGGAAGAGCGAGTCACTGA AGTTTCCTGAAGAACAAACTGATGCACTTGGAAATCTACAAGACTTGAATATATATTACATGAAGAATTTAGAGAGCATTTGGAAGGGGCCTGTTCATAAGCACTGCCTAGCTAGCCTGAAGTTCCTTGCACTTCATAAATGCCCCAGATTGAGTACCATTTTCTCACTAGATTTGGTTGCTAATCTTGACAATTTAGAAGAGCTCATTGTTGAACACTGCCCTCAACTGACCAGTCTTGTGAGCCCGACGGGTCATGTGTCCAGTAACTCAACACCACAACCAAATTGCTTTTTTCCTAGCTTGAAAAGAATATCACTGCTTTACGTGCCAAATCTTGTTAGCATTTCTAGTGGTTTGTGGATTGCTCCAGAACTGGAAAAAGTAGGCTTTTACAATTGCCCAAAGCTTAAGAGTCTTTCCGCGATGGAAATGTCAAGTGACCATTTGACGAGGATCAAAGGAGAAAGTCACTGGTGGGAAGCATTGGAGTGGAAAAACTCAGAGTGGGGGAACCCGCTGGATTATCTGCAGAGTATCTTTTCCCCACTTATTAAGGAGAGAGATGTGAAGGCGCAATTGGCAGAAGAAGGAATTATGCACCATGCTTCAACTTAA
- the LOC18607098 gene encoding uncharacterized protein LOC18607098 isoform X3 codes for MDSQFHAGEPPSKRQLQIQGPRPPPLKVSKDSHKIKKPPHPPSHAAGPAAAAADQRRPEPVIIYAVSPKVIHAEESDFMSIVQRYTGLSSGTFSGDGDVYRAARLAATEKASSSSREKIGDVGVAGEGAMEEGLIRALPGILSPPPETLPEVAVGFFSPVRTPGGTFLSPAARLAGTTKGNPSWREKIGDVGVAGEGGMKEGLIRAPPGILSPASETLPAVAAGTFFSPAVAGGTFLSRASEARMMSADIIYGQSNSCSVKDESKPAGLANIMCKSLSGYNLEEQKLTVSDASKKSSAGELLPTEVEFKKPKSSHYLGESLPSKDSDYDFKEEQELKVNETFNKSCSVKDETKPAGLAIAMFKSLSDYNLEKQKLTVSDASKKSAAGELQPTEVEFKKPKSSHYLGESLPSKDSDYDFKEEQELKVNETFNKSVKDETKPAGLAIAMFKSLSDYNLEKQKLTVSDASKKSAAGELQPTEVEFKKPKSSHYLGESLPSKDSDYDFKEEQELKVNETFNKSCSVKDETKPAGLAIAMFKSLSDYNLEKQKLTVSDASKKSAAGESQPTEVEFKKPKSSHSLGESLPSKDSDYNFKEQELKINEGSGKRNARRSWTVLVHSDMVLGELPSDGCNWRKYGQKDILNARFPREYYRCAHRHTQGCFATKEVQREDEDPMFITATYKGMHTCTLAPDLMPPGPPEILAPLDTVLGADGNDKKDSQSNLQSSVHSPDNQTCISSTKLTSELPNLGLNLNVFPEKSFKSYPTWKNFYENEVRKNWKVLNRKKDVLLLLSSYPMIMIDKSDTDKWIIDVLATMRHVKSTEKILFGVGVAKHWPGMTTLQELSGRLQKLLDVPLMNDIEGVLPVDLVENLYRTTEADLRPLLEVEQNIISGKTSKSRGSASNSEGAAMEAEKELQPMPAKCKTLVEDTELPAKGTLNVPEEIFDLAIYLAVRQILKCINRGYIWCITISGRDKKRVLGAVKQHQDIVSEFGYIIVFTVSEDQSGANVHGVFQLQKGFWLGGCFDSVDLTHEYFDNLCSPGILLLTEDDYDKNMNLDQSTLPLLINLNKLVDHKHSDSRFIIFTSKMATDMEIRMEDHLLSWKLFCRIVGEGLLSPSIQQIAASLVKEYRGNLLAIILTARSLEKVTDDVNLWELAVKRLTMLPPSQIEDIDNVLINALTFIWERMNNKTRHCIKFFTWYPKGQKINRVSLIQHWIQDRLVDTHDEGTNIIQNLVDTSLLNIVELNGVQLRREIYDVLVNPLILQMHPFYLLLGRARLIKPPEEEEWDAKVINLMDNKLSDLPESPRSPSLIALYLQRNLDLMTIPSCFFKHMPLLQILDLSHTSIKSLPESLSSLVNLRELLLKGCELFIRLPSHVGELKNLEKLDLDETQIIDLPAEIGQLSKLKILRVSFYGYMNCSKTRLRQDTIIPPGTISGLSELTELSIDVDPDDERWNATVKDIIEEACNLKTLRQLNLYLPNIEILWKRRTGSASLLHYPLPRFRFTVGYHKRQVISRVPEEVEAHFNKSNKCLKFVKGNDIPAEMKKVLNHSTAFFLEGHATARSLSDFGIENTRLLKCCLLTECNGVKTIIDLSQGGGHSQVYTRGKGKSESLKFPEEQTDALGNLQDLNIYYMKNLESIWKGPVHKHCLASLKFLALHKCPRLSTIFSLDLVANLDNLEELIVEHCPQLTSLVSPTGHVSSNSTPQPNCFFPSLKRISLLYVPNLVSISSGLWIAPELEKVGFYNCPKLKSLSAMEMSSDHLTRIKGESHWWEALEWKNSEWGNPLDYLQSIFSPLIKERDVKAQLAEEGIMHHAST; via the exons ATGGACTCTCAATTTCACGCCGGGGAGCCACCGTCAAAGCGTCAGCTACAAATCCAAGGTCCACGCCCACCCCCTCTAAAGGTCAGCAAAGACTcccataaaatcaaaaaaccACCTCACCCACCATCCCACGCCGCTGGTCccgcagcagcagcagcagacCAACGCCGTCCCGAGCCAGTAATCATCTACGCCGTCTCACCAAAAGTCATCCACGCTGAAGAATCCGATTTCATGTCTATCGTGCAACGCTACACCGGACTTTCATCCGGTACCTTCTCCGGAGACGGCGACGTCTACCGGGCGGCGAGGTTGGCAGCGACGGAAAAGGCGAGTTCTAGCTCGAGAGAGAAAATAGGGGACGTGGGGGTCGCGGGTGAAGGTGCGATGGAAGAGGGTTTGATTCGAGCACTGCCAGGGATACTTTCTCCGCCGCCGGAGACGTTGCCAGAGGTGGCGGTGGGATTCTTTTCCCCCGTTCGTACGCCAGGGGGGACGTTCTTATCGCCGGCGGCGAGGTTGGCAGGGACGACAAAGGGGAATCCTAGctggagagagaaaatagggGACGTGGGGGTCGCGGGTGAAGGTGGGATGAAAGAGGGTTTGATTCGAGCACCGCCAGGGATACTTTCTCCTGCGTCGGAGACGTTGCCAGCGGTGGCGGCGGGAACATTCTTTTCGCCCGCCGTAGCAGGGGGGACGTTCTTATCGCGGGCGTCGGAGGCGAGAATGATGTCGGCAGACATCATATATGGTCAATCAAATAGTTGCAGTGTGAAAGATGAGTCAAAGCCTGCGGGACTTGCAAACATAATGTGTAAGTCCTTGTCTGGCTATAACTTGGAGGAGCAAAAGCTCACAGTCAGTGATGCTTCCAAGAAAAG TTCTGCAGGTGAGTTACTACCCACAGAAGTTGAGTTTAAAAAGCCCAAATCCTCGCATTATCTTGGCGAAAGCCTCCCAAGTAAGGACTCTGACTATGATTTCAAAGAGGAGCAAGAGCTCAAAGTCAATGAAACCTTCAACAAAAG TTGCAGTGTGAAAGATGAGACAAAGCCTGCAGGACTTGCAATCGCAATGTTTAAGTCCTTGTCTGACTATAACTTGGAGAAGCAAAAGCTCACAGTCAGCGATGCTTCCAAGAAAAG TGCTGCAGGTGAGTTACAACCCACAGAAGTTGAGTTTAAAAAGCCCAAATCCTCGCATTATCTTGGCGAAAGCCTCCCAAGTAAGGACTCTGACTATGATTTCAAGGAGGAGCAAGAGCTCAAAGTCAATGAAACCTTCAACAAAAG TGTGAAAGATGAGACAAAGCCTGCAGGACTTGCAATCGCAATGTTTAAGTCCTTGTCTGACTATAACTTGGAGAAGCAAAAGCTCACAGTCAGCGATGCTTCCAAGAAAAG TGCTGCAGGTGAGTTACAACCCACAGAAGTTGAGTTTAAAAAGCCCAAATCCTCGCATTATCTTGGCGAAAGCCTCCCAAGTAAGGACTCTGACTATGATTTCAAGGAGGAGCAAGAGCTCAAAGTCAATGAAACCTTCAACAAAAG TTGCAGTGTGAAAGATGAGACAAAGCCTGCAGGACTTGCAATCGCAATGTTTAAGTCCTTGTCTGACTATAACTTGGAGAAGCAAAAGCTCACAGTCAGCGATGCTTCCAAGAAAAG TGCTGCAGGTGAGTCACAACCCACAGAAGTTGAGTTTAAAAAGCCCAAATCCTCGCATTCTCTTGGCGAAAGCCTCCCAAGTAAGGACTCTGACTATAATTTCAAGGAGCAGGAGCTCAAAATCAATGAGGGCTCCGGCAAAAG GAACGCTAGGCGGAGCTGGACAGTATTGGTTCACTCTGATATGGTCCTAGGGGAACTTCCTTCTGATGGTTGCAATTGGAGGAAATATGGACAGAAGGATATTCTTAATGCAAGATTTCCAAG AGAATACTACAGGTGCGCACATCGACACACTCAAGGCTGTTTTGCTACAAAGGAAGTCCAAAGAGAGGATGAAGATCCAATGTTCATCACTGCTACTTACAAAGGAATGCACACTTGCACACTAGCCCCAGATTTGATGCCTCCAGGACCACCTGAGATACTAGCT CCTTTGGATACTGTACTTGGCGCCGatggaaatgacaaaaagGATTCACAATCTAATCTTCAGTCAAGTGTACACAGTCCTGACAATCAAACTTGCATTTCGTCAACCAAGCTAACAAGTGAGCTTCCAAATTTAGGGCTCAACCTGAATGTGTTTCCTGAGAAATCATTTAAGTCATATCCAACGTGGAAAaacttttatgaaaatgaagtGAGGAAGAATTGGAAAGTGCTGAACAGGAAGAAGGATGTGCTACTCTTACTTTCATCTTATCCTATGATTATGATTGACAAATCTGACACAGATAAATGGATTATTGATGTATTGGCAACCATGAGACATGTGAAATCAAcagaaaagattttatttggtgTAGGGGTAGCGAAACATTGGCCAGGAATGACTACGCTGCAGGAACTTTCTGGACGCTTGCAGAAGTTGCTGGATGTTCCcttgatgaatgatattgagGGAGTTTTACCGGTAGACTTGGTTGAGAACCTATATAGGACTACAGAAGCTGATTTAAGACCCCTGTTGGAAGTGGAACAGAATATAATTAGCGGAAAGACATCAAAATCTAGAGGTTCAGCAAGTAACAGTGAAGGGGCAGCAATGGAAGCAGAAAAAGAATTGCAGCCAATGCCTGCAAAATGTAAAACTCTGGTAGAAGATACTGAGTTGCCAGCAAAAGGAACACTGAATGTACCAGAAGAAATATTTGACTTGGCAATTTATTTAGCTGTTCGTCAGATCTTAAAATGTATAAACAGGGGATATATCTGGTGTATTACTATCAGTGGAAGAGATAAGAAAAGGGTGCTAGGAGCAGTAAAGCAACACCAAGATATAGTTTCCGAGTTTGGATATATCATTGTATTCACTGTGTCAGAAGATCAAAGTGGGGCAAATGTTCACGGTGTCTTTCAACTGCAGAAGGGTTTTTGGCTAGGTGGATGCTTTGATTCTGTTGACCTTACACATGAATATTTTGACAACTTGTGCTCCCCAGGAATCTTATTGCTTACAGAGGATGATTACGATAAGAACATGAACTTGGATCAGTCTACACTCCCACTTTTGATAAACCTTAACAAGTTGGTTGACCATAAACATAGCGATTCAAGGTTCATAATCTTTACTTCTAAAATGGCAACAGACATGGAGATAAGAATGGAGGATCATTTGTTGTCATGGAAATTGTTTTGTAGGATTGTGGGTGAAGGTTTGCTTTCTCCTAGTATCCAACAGATAGCAGCAAGTTTGGTGAAAGAATACCGTGGCAATCTACTCGCCATCATTCTAACGGCCAGGTCCTTGGAGAAAGTTACTGATGATGTCAACTTGTGGGAACTTGCTGTTAAAAGATTGACCATGCTACCTCCATCTCAAATAGAAGATATAGACAATGTCCTGATTAATGCATTAACATTCATTTGGGAACGTATGAACAATAAAACAAGACATTGCATTAAGTTTTTCACGTGGTATCCCAAGGGACAGAAAATTAACAGAGTCTCACTAATACAACATTGGATCCAAGATCGTCTGGTTGATACCCATGATGAAGGTACCAATATTATCCAAAATCTTGTTGATACATCCCTGCTTAATATTGTGGAGTTAAATGGGGTCCAACTGCGAAGAGAGATCTATGATGTATTAGTAAACCCACTAATTCTTCAAATGCATCCATTTTATCTTTTGCTAGGCAGGGCAAGATTGATTAAACCACCAGAAGAAGAGGAATGGGATGCCAAAGTGATCAATTTGATGGATAATAAATTATCTGACCTGCCAGAATCTCCAAGGTCACCCTCACTAATTGCATTGTACCTTCAGCGTAACTTGGATCTCATGACTATCCCATCTTGTTTCTTCAAGCACATGCCTTTGCTTCAAATCCTAGACTTATCACACACCAGCATCAAATCTTTGCCAGAGTCACTTTCTAGTTTGGTTAACCTTCGAGAACTCCTTTTGAAAGGCTGTGAACTCTTCATACGACTCCCTAGCCATGTTGGAGAACTGAAGAATCTTGAGAAGCTTGACCTTGATGAAACTCAGATTATTGATCTCCCAGCAGAGATTGGACAACtttccaaattaaaaattttgagggTCTCATTCTATGGATATATGAACTGTAGCAAAACAAGGTTGCGGCAAGATACAATAATTCCCCCTGGAACAATATCAGGTCTCTCTGAATTAACTGAATTAAGCATTGATGTTGATCCGGATGATGAACGCTGGAATGCAACGGTGAAAGATATTATTGAGGAAGCTTGCAACTTGAAAACTTTAAGACAGCTTAATTTGTACCTGCCAAACATCGAAATATTGTGGAAACGCAGAACCGGTAGCGCATCATTGCTCCATTACCCTTTGCCACGTTTTAGATTTACTGTCGGTTATCACAAGCGGCAGGTCATATCTCGAGTACCGGAAGAAGTAGAAGCTCACTTCAATAAAAGCAACAAATGCTTGAAGTTTGTCAAAGGCAATGATATCCCAGCTGAAATGAAAAAGGTTCTGAACCACAGCACAGCTTTTTTCCTGGAAGGTCATGCTACCGCTAGGAGTTTGTCTGATTTCGGAATTGAGAATACCAGGCTGCTAAAATGTTGCTTATTGACAGAATGTAATGGAGTCAAAACCATCATTGATTTGTCACAAGGTGGTGGACACTCACAAGTTTACACAAGAGGAAAAGGGAAGAGCGAGTCACTGA AGTTTCCTGAAGAACAAACTGATGCACTTGGAAATCTACAAGACTTGAATATATATTACATGAAGAATTTAGAGAGCATTTGGAAGGGGCCTGTTCATAAGCACTGCCTAGCTAGCCTGAAGTTCCTTGCACTTCATAAATGCCCCAGATTGAGTACCATTTTCTCACTAGATTTGGTTGCTAATCTTGACAATTTAGAAGAGCTCATTGTTGAACACTGCCCTCAACTGACCAGTCTTGTGAGCCCGACGGGTCATGTGTCCAGTAACTCAACACCACAACCAAATTGCTTTTTTCCTAGCTTGAAAAGAATATCACTGCTTTACGTGCCAAATCTTGTTAGCATTTCTAGTGGTTTGTGGATTGCTCCAGAACTGGAAAAAGTAGGCTTTTACAATTGCCCAAAGCTTAAGAGTCTTTCCGCGATGGAAATGTCAAGTGACCATTTGACGAGGATCAAAGGAGAAAGTCACTGGTGGGAAGCATTGGAGTGGAAAAACTCAGAGTGGGGGAACCCGCTGGATTATCTGCAGAGTATCTTTTCCCCACTTATTAAGGAGAGAGATGTGAAGGCGCAATTGGCAGAAGAAGGAATTATGCACCATGCTTCAACTTAA